The Accipiter gentilis chromosome 7, bAccGen1.1, whole genome shotgun sequence genome includes a region encoding these proteins:
- the APRT gene encoding adenine phosphoribosyltransferase — translation MRKAGAAMTQERLRLVRERLRSFPDFPVPGVLFRDISPLLKDPAAFRALLDLLEDHLRASFPQIDFIAGLDSRGFLIGPSLAQRLGIGFVLIRKKGKLPGPTESVSYDLEYGKAELEIQSDAVEPGQKVVIVDDLLATGGTMCAACELMKRLKAEVLECLVVIELKFLKGSEKLKSIPFYSLLQYD, via the exons ATGCGCAAAGCCGGGGCCGCCATGACCCAGGAACGGCTGCGGCTGGTCCGCGAACGGTTGCGCTCCTTCCCGGATTTCCCGGTGCCCGGCGTGCTTTTCCG CGATATCAGCCCTTTGCTGAAGGATCCTGCAGCTTTCAGGGCTTTGCTTGATCTTCTGGAAGATCATTTGAGGGCGTCTTTCCCCCAAATCGACTTTATCGCAG GCCTGGACTCCCGTGGCTTCCTCATAGGCCCCTCTCTGGCTCAGAGACTGGGGATCGGCTTCGTGCTGATACGGAAAAAGGGGAAGCTTCCCGGTCCGACCGAGTCTGTCTCCTACGACCTTGAGTACGGCAAG GCTGAACTTGAAATCCAGAGTGATGCTGTGGAACCGGGACAAAAAGTAGTTATTGTAGATGACTTGCTTGCAACTGGAG GTACCATGTGTGCAGCCTGTGAGCTGATGAAGAGGCTGAAGGCTGAAGTCCTGGAGTGCCTGGTGGTCATAGAGTTAAAATTCCTGAAAGGGTCAGAAAAGCTCAAATCCATCCCTTTCTACTCTCTCCTGCAGTATgactga